The window aactaaacttaaaaaaatgaacattattattactattatttacttttttttttacattaaaaatgtaatgagaATAAGATCAGAATTTTAATGAGTGAATGTCAAATAATCCCCATTAAAACTAGGATGAATAGTTATgggatgaagtcataattatatgaGAAAAATACTGCAAGAAAAAGCTGTGATTTTGCAAGAATATAGCCAATATACTACTAAAAACAAAGGGATAGTTTTTTTGACAGAAAagtaatttttgtaattttaacaCGTGAATGTCAATAAAAGAAGGAGCATTCGGGACGCACTGATTTTATATTActgatattacaagaaaaaagtaaaacattttcaACTAAATAactatttttaagtttttaaatgggggccacacggtggaccagtcgttagcatgttggccacacagtcaggagatcgagaagatctgggttcgaatttccgttagggcatctctgtgtggagtttgcatggtctCCCTGTGCGTGagagggttttctccgggtactccggtttcctcccacattccaaaaacatgcatgttaggtgaactggcgactctaaactgtccttAGCTATGAATGTGAGACTGAAcgcttgtttgtctacatgtgccctgcgattggctggcatcctctcgcctgaagtcagctgggataggctccagcatactcccatgaccctaattaggataaacggcatagaaaatggatggatggaagttttcAAATGTAGTTAAGAAAAATTCTCACAGAATCAATTCAAGTATCCAAACTTCCATAGGGAAGTTGTCTCTCCTTCACATTTTAAGGAGCCTCATGGTCCTCAATCAattctatataaaaaaaaatgcatgctttTGTGTTTGGCATCTTGTAAGACAAATCACTTCAGAGACACATGAAATGGTTCTGTAGAGTTTACTGAGTCGAGAAAGACTGCTGCACACAgagctgaaataaataaaagaaataattttatcataATAATTATACTAACCATCATAGTAAGATTGCTTATTTAGGGTTTCTGTCTtctttcatatatatatatatatatatatatatatatatatatatatatatatatatatatatatatatatatatacatatacatatacatatacatatacatatacatatacatacatatacatacatatacatatatatatatatatatatatatatatatatatatatatatatatatatatatatatatatatacatacatatatatatatatatacatatacatatacatatacatatacatatacatacatatacatatacatacatatacatatatatatatatatatatatatatatatatatatatatatatatatatatatatatattctatatatagcTTTCAATAAATTGttccctttaatattttgttCTCCTGTGTGTATGCATGAGACTTTGGTTTGTTCCACTGAATGTCCTGGTAGCAGCATTCTGTATCTACGGTATCGCACAGGAGCGTAGTCCCCCGGGTCGTTTCTATAGCAATGCTTATAGAGAAGGCACCTTCCCTTGTGTGCTCCCCCTCTGTGctgctcatcatcatcatcacctctCTGCGCCGCCAAGCTGAGGGTGCTGTGTCCTTTGTGGTCATGGCAAAAAGGGAGGAGCCCCCTCACTTGTCTTTGGTTGCTCACTGGTTTGGTTTTCTGCGACTGTTTTTTTGGTACATTTGTTTTATACATTCCAGTTCCTCGAGCGTCAGGCCCTGCTGTGAGTTCACTCACGCTTGATGGTGcgctaacacaaacacacacgcgcacgcacacgcacacacacacgcaaacatacATTTCTTCATCTTCATGTTACAGACATGCATGTATTAAGTGAGTCAGTCACTCCATTCATCCACCCGTCAGTCATTCTCACAGGTTCCCACCTATTTAGCGGTGAGAGGAATAAGTGCGTCACATGTCAGCAATCCGTTTATTGGTCCGTGTGATCTGTGTAGATCATCCCATCCCTTCGTCCACACTGTAGTCTTTTTCCCTTTAGACGGAGCGCACACTTGCTCCTTTTCACCCTTGTCCTCTCTCTGCATGGTCCAGTTGTAATTCCATTCTTGATATTGTCCAGCTGGTCCACAACAGGAGATGTAAAAGGCCATGTGGTTTTTGTGGCTGTGGAATGAAGGCCTTTGTCGAGCCGTGAGCCTTGGCTGCCCTTCAGGTATTCTGTCAATAGTTCTGCTCCGTGAAGGGAAGCAGACCAAGTCCGTATCGCTTCCAGTGATGGACCACCAAGGGTCCCAGAAAGGAATAAAATCTGCGAGGAATAATCTATAACAAAGGGGCTGTAGTGGCAAAATGGTTGGTGTAGAGAAAAACCCCATAAATGATTAATCAAATTTGTGGTCAATGTTTGTCCCAACAAAGGGAGTTATTCAGTGGAATGCGATTGGTTTTTGTTTGACTGGTTCAGCCATAGGCAGGTTTAGGGTCAAGGCTTTTAGGACGACTAGAGCATGGCCCTTCACTAGCGCGGTCCAGTAGCGCGCACCCGCTTGCCTCGCTTGCTGATGGTGGTGAAACGAAATGGTGTGGTGAGGTCAGGCTGCTCCCCAGGAGGGAAACGCTTCATGAAGTGTACGTCCTGCTGGTTGGGGAGCGTGTGGGGACCGCGGCGAGGGCGCCCTCTTTTTGTGAAGCCCACATACCAGCCCGTGTAGCGTGCTGACATCAGAGCTGTGTAGTGGTTTTCCAGAACCTTTTCCACAAAGACGCAGTCGGCGCTTCTGTTACTGGCCTTCTGAGAGAGCAGCAGAAGCAAAGAGGGGCTGGTCAGGACAGTGTAACACAATCTTTTTTTATGTCTGGAGAGTACATGGACGTCTCTCACCTTTCCTACCAGCTTGCCCCGGCGGTTCATGCACAGGTAAAAGTTGGTTTCTTTGCCCCGGATTCTCACCTGGCTTCCAAAGGTGTCTGCCTCCACTACGAGCTGGGCTTGTGAAGGGACAGACGGAGGGACAGACAGACGTTAGAGCCACTGAAGACAATGACAAGAGTGTCAACAAAATCTCCTTATCTGACAGATCTATTgacattttccttttttccccatcaaGCAGTGAACATACTTCCCGTCAAAAGTACTGTAGTTTAAAGTATAGTACCAATCAAAAGACTGGAGACATATTTGCTGTGGTACTGCAGTGCAACTCCCATTGCAGTTGATTGATTGATCCGCaagaatactgtatgtgtgacaaCTGGAAAcccttgaaaaaaacataaatgtgtctttttaaaataatactaaGACCGGAAGTGGATTGgtttctttttgctgttttggacATGCATAGTGTGAATACACCATATGCATTTTGTACCAAAGAACAATTAAAGTACCATAAGggcaagtcagtgttttacaactctcaagtaagtctcaagtttttaatctcaagtctctaGTCAAATCTTGAGCatagacgtgcaagtccaagtcaaatctcatcaagacaagacaggtcaagTCAGGTCCGATGTCATAGGCTTGACATTTTCGAgtcataaataagtcataagcACATAGTGTCACCCTAATAAAattccattttaacaatgtatcaatctattttttttaataaaatgaaaccattgcGACAAGACTTAGTCACACAAAGAGtcctgacatagcattcaggatttacacatttgttgtttggtcttaaacctgattgtacgttaatagatgcattcaataatGCAAATATGTTctcttgctggaaattacataacaacgatcacgttagttgaatactttgaatggggacataTTTTACTCAGCACATATTTTACTCAGCTGAAAATATCAAGTATTTGATATTTCGGAACGTACTAAGGTCCGGGTCAAGAattgagtcattgatgtcaaagacCAAGTCGAGTTGCAGGTCTTTGGTGTTACTGTCAAGTTGAGTcgaaagtcatcaaaattgtgactcaagtccacacctctgctagAAATTACACACCAAACTGTACCGCTCGGTAGAAAAggatttaggaaaaaaaaaagggcagttcACGTGcaagcattttaaaaatgttatttcggCATGACAACAGCGCTGTTTTGAAATCCCAAACGATTAAAGCAATTAGTACTCCAACAAAGGGTGCTGAAAGGTGACACCGTACAGGGTACAGTTTTAGTCCAAAACAAGaaacaaatgtgaaaatgccacaaaaaagTCATTGGCACACAATTTCCTTATTGAACAATCAACA of the Dunckerocampus dactyliophorus isolate RoL2022-P2 chromosome 11, RoL_Ddac_1.1, whole genome shotgun sequence genome contains:
- the fgf18a gene encoding fibroblast growth factor 18a isoform X3, translating into MWPLLSTLTVLCIQMLLVMCNPLQVFGVDGVNFSVHVENQTQVRDTMSRRHHRVYQLYSRTSGKHVQVLGRRISARGEDGDKYAQLVVEADTFGSQVRIRGKETNFYLCMNRRGKLVGKKASNRSADCVFVEKVLENHYTALMSARYTGWYVGFTKRGRPRRGPHTLPNQQDVHFMKRFPPGEQPDLTTPFRFTTISKRGKRVRATGPR
- the fgf18a gene encoding fibroblast growth factor 18a isoform X1 — its product is MWPLLSTLTVLCIQMLLVMCNPLQQVFGVDGVNFSVHVENQTQVRDTMSRRHHRVYQLYSRTSGKHVQVLGRRISARGEDGDKYAQLVVEADTFGSQVRIRGKETNFYLCMNRRGKLVGKKASNRSADCVFVEKVLENHYTALMSARYTGWYVGFTKRGRPRRGPHTLPNQQDVHFMKRFPPGEQPDLTTPFRFTTISKRGKRVRATGPR
- the fgf18a gene encoding fibroblast growth factor 18a isoform X2 encodes the protein MWPLLSTLTVLCIQMLLVMCNPLQQVFGVDGVNFSVHVENQTQVRDTMSRRHHRVYQLYSRTSGKHVQVLGRRISARGEDGDKYAQLVVEADTFGSQVRIRGKETNFYLCMNRRGKLVGKASNRSADCVFVEKVLENHYTALMSARYTGWYVGFTKRGRPRRGPHTLPNQQDVHFMKRFPPGEQPDLTTPFRFTTISKRGKRVRATGPR